A genomic segment from Flavobacterium sp. 9R encodes:
- a CDS encoding cbb3-type cytochrome c oxidase subunit I, with the protein MKYQSQKVAYWFFALCMLLFSLQIIYGFIMGFDRIGIQGLHDIIPFNTARAVHTNLLVVWLLTGFMGAAYYIIPEEAQRELISVKWAYIQLISLAVVGVVAIVGFHLNHWEGRKFLEIPRELDFLVVVNVLLFLGLILGTLFKAKRRTTTALVLSMGLLFAALLYLPGMIWFDSQVVDSFFRWWVVHLWVEGVWELIMGGILSYLLIKLTGVDREVIEKWLYVIVGLTFLSGVLGTGHHYYYIGVNKIWLIIGGIFSALEPLAFLAMALFAVNMYRKGEKSHPNKIALFWTIGSSIVSFVGAGLLGFAHTLPQTNLYTHGTLVTAMHGHYAFWGAYAMIVLAIISYALPNVTGRKRYQSNTGMAAFWLSNIGMLGMTVAFGVAGVVQVYLERKLKMEFMIVQNEISIHFVVLLICATMFTTGISLFIYDFIKYGRPTNEALIER; encoded by the coding sequence ATGAAATATCAATCACAAAAAGTAGCCTACTGGTTTTTTGCACTATGTATGCTATTATTTTCCTTACAGATTATCTATGGTTTTATAATGGGTTTTGACAGAATTGGAATCCAAGGATTGCATGACATTATTCCTTTTAATACCGCTAGAGCAGTGCATACTAATTTACTAGTAGTGTGGTTACTAACTGGTTTTATGGGAGCGGCTTATTATATTATTCCTGAAGAAGCTCAACGTGAGTTAATTAGCGTGAAGTGGGCTTACATTCAACTGATTTCATTGGCTGTTGTTGGAGTTGTAGCAATAGTAGGATTTCATTTAAACCATTGGGAAGGACGTAAATTTTTGGAGATACCAAGAGAATTAGATTTTCTGGTAGTTGTAAATGTTCTCTTATTTTTAGGTTTAATTTTGGGAACTTTATTTAAAGCGAAACGAAGAACTACTACAGCATTGGTTTTATCAATGGGATTGCTGTTTGCTGCCTTGTTGTATTTGCCTGGAATGATTTGGTTTGACAGCCAAGTAGTGGATTCTTTTTTCCGTTGGTGGGTTGTGCATTTGTGGGTTGAAGGTGTATGGGAATTAATTATGGGAGGTATTCTTTCCTATTTATTAATCAAATTGACAGGTGTTGATAGGGAAGTTATTGAAAAGTGGCTATATGTGATTGTAGGGTTAACGTTTCTTTCAGGAGTTTTAGGGACAGGACACCATTATTATTACATAGGAGTTAATAAGATTTGGTTAATCATTGGTGGGATTTTCTCTGCATTAGAACCTTTAGCTTTCTTGGCTATGGCTTTGTTCGCAGTCAATATGTATCGCAAAGGCGAAAAGAGTCATCCTAATAAAATTGCATTATTCTGGACTATTGGCTCGTCTATTGTTTCCTTTGTGGGGGCTGGTTTATTAGGTTTTGCACATACTCTTCCGCAAACTAATCTATATACTCACGGGACATTGGTTACTGCTATGCACGGGCATTATGCTTTTTGGGGTGCCTATGCTATGATAGTTTTAGCAATTATTAGTTATGCATTGCCCAATGTAACAGGTCGAAAACGATACCAAAGTAATACGGGAATGGCTGCTTTTTGGTTGTCAAATATTGGAATGTTGGGGATGACTGTTGCATTTGGAGTCGCTGGAGTGGTGCAAGTCTACTTGGAGAGAAAATTAAAAATGGAATTTATGATAGTGCAAAATGAAATAAGTATTCACTTCGTTGTATTACTCATCTGTGCGACAATGTTTACAACAGGAATTTCATTGTTTATATATGATTTTATAAAATATGGCCGCCCAACTAATGAAGCATTGATTGAACGATAG
- a CDS encoding CbbQ/NirQ/NorQ/GpvN family protein: MLTDNLIKIPYYQATGKETEIFVHSYSNKIPFLLKGPTGTGKSRFIEFMAHQLNKKLITISCHEETSSTDLIGRFIIKGAETVWLDGPLTTAVKEGSIIYLDEIAEARPDVIVAIHSLTDHRRVLFIDKLGETIQAHNDFMLVASFNPGYQRGFKELKPSTRQRFIAVTFDYPEPKIETEILVNETNIDSDTAKKLVAIGNKIRNLTELGLTETVSTRLLVDAAKIIQSGLPKRLSVQVAIVEPLTDDLQTIESLKDLCNLMI; encoded by the coding sequence ATGCTAACAGATAATTTAATAAAAATCCCATATTACCAAGCTACAGGTAAAGAGACAGAAATCTTTGTTCATTCCTATAGTAACAAAATTCCTTTTTTGTTAAAAGGTCCTACAGGAACAGGGAAGTCACGTTTTATTGAGTTTATGGCACATCAGTTGAATAAAAAATTGATTACCATTAGTTGTCACGAAGAAACGTCTTCCACAGATTTGATTGGTCGATTCATCATTAAAGGAGCCGAAACGGTTTGGTTGGATGGCCCATTGACAACAGCTGTAAAAGAAGGTTCTATTATCTATTTGGATGAGATAGCAGAGGCTCGACCAGATGTTATTGTCGCTATCCACTCTCTTACTGATCATCGACGCGTGCTATTTATAGATAAATTAGGAGAGACTATACAGGCGCATAATGATTTTATGCTCGTAGCTTCTTTTAATCCAGGTTATCAAAGAGGTTTCAAAGAGCTTAAACCATCAACTCGTCAACGATTTATTGCAGTTACTTTTGATTATCCAGAACCAAAAATTGAAACAGAAATCTTAGTAAATGAAACTAATATTGACAGCGATACTGCCAAAAAATTAGTAGCTATTGGTAACAAAATTAGAAATTTAACCGAATTAGGATTAACCGAAACTGTTTCTACTAGGCTTTTAGTTGATGCGGCCAAAATCATTCAAAGCGGATTGCCTAAACGATTGTCTGTTCAAGTTGCTATTGTAGAGCCTCTTACAGATGATTTGCAAACCATAGAATCACTGAAGGATTTGTGCAATTTGATGATATAA
- a CDS encoding nitric oxide reductase activation protein NorD, with protein MGFEIDEYLVGKFFKHLKNRKKINPGVEARTVFLNDIKPRLTIIARAITGKSIEIFPAEREGGYKNNNFFLPISFSEFLTVKENLMFYHFRILYLSVQQRLNLNWTSDITEPSLLLSQQKALETSESILSVLFEEFSIEKQFLLNARNHFIQKATATKPPDFSWLYGKWMKNEAIIDNENELHNFTDATKKNSTSKPLTTLNAKAVEEVNTLEIDKKQQEDYVLLHSFEKVETAEEFNGNWRDFDGSDELEDHQDALEELNMKYTVRVDDATHSVYQADFVENTSISESANIDEKGYHHSYDEWDFRKNAYKDNFCKVYPKLQLKKNSDYYKKTIVKNASTLMSLRKMLTNINNKMQQQKRQNQGDELDIDAITDLFVDVHSRRTPSENIYISSRKKDKDLSIILLLDISLSSDGYAAGNRVIDVEKEVSILFGEILNEFDIDFSIDSFYSKTRNYSTYLTIKDFDESWNIAKNKIGAVEPSGYTRIGAALRHAGVRLDKRRTKNKWIILISDGKPNDYDKYEGKYGVNDVKQALRELNSKNINSYALAIESEAKYYLPQMFGQNHYQILTTPVELLQSLVKLFEKIKHQK; from the coding sequence ATGGGTTTCGAAATAGATGAATACTTAGTAGGGAAGTTTTTTAAACACTTAAAAAACAGAAAAAAAATAAATCCCGGCGTAGAAGCAAGAACGGTTTTTTTGAATGATATTAAACCACGACTGACTATCATTGCCAGAGCCATTACAGGAAAATCAATTGAAATATTTCCTGCAGAAAGAGAAGGTGGTTACAAAAACAATAATTTTTTTCTTCCAATTTCATTTTCGGAATTTTTAACAGTAAAAGAGAATCTTATGTTTTATCACTTTAGAATTTTGTACCTAAGCGTTCAGCAGAGGTTGAATCTAAATTGGACATCAGATATAACTGAACCCTCCTTATTACTTTCTCAACAAAAAGCATTAGAAACTTCGGAAAGTATTTTATCCGTTTTGTTTGAAGAATTTTCAATAGAGAAACAGTTTCTTCTAAATGCAAGGAATCATTTTATTCAAAAAGCAACTGCTACTAAGCCACCTGACTTTTCTTGGCTTTATGGGAAATGGATGAAAAATGAAGCGATTATCGACAATGAAAATGAGCTTCATAATTTTACGGATGCGACAAAAAAAAACAGTACAAGTAAACCTTTGACCACTCTCAATGCGAAAGCAGTCGAGGAAGTTAATACGCTTGAAATCGATAAAAAACAACAAGAGGACTATGTCTTACTCCATAGTTTCGAAAAGGTAGAAACCGCAGAAGAATTCAATGGTAACTGGCGCGATTTCGACGGTTCAGATGAGCTCGAAGACCATCAAGATGCTTTGGAAGAATTGAATATGAAATATACTGTAAGGGTAGATGATGCTACACATTCGGTATATCAAGCTGATTTTGTAGAAAACACCAGCATTTCTGAAAGTGCTAATATCGATGAGAAAGGGTATCATCATAGTTATGATGAATGGGATTTCAGAAAGAATGCTTACAAAGACAATTTTTGTAAAGTGTATCCAAAATTGCAACTCAAAAAAAACAGTGATTATTACAAAAAAACAATTGTAAAGAATGCTTCAACTTTAATGAGTTTGCGCAAGATGCTAACGAATATTAATAATAAAATGCAACAACAAAAGCGTCAAAATCAAGGAGATGAATTGGATATAGACGCGATTACTGATTTGTTTGTCGATGTACACTCTCGGAGAACACCTTCTGAAAATATATATATATCTAGTCGAAAAAAGGACAAAGATTTGTCTATAATATTACTATTGGACATTAGTTTATCTAGTGACGGCTACGCTGCTGGAAATCGAGTGATTGATGTAGAAAAAGAGGTTTCTATTTTGTTTGGCGAAATTTTAAATGAGTTCGATATTGATTTTTCTATTGATAGTTTTTATTCCAAAACTCGCAATTATTCCACTTATTTAACAATTAAGGATTTTGATGAAAGCTGGAATATCGCCAAAAACAAAATTGGAGCAGTTGAGCCAAGTGGCTATACTAGGATTGGAGCCGCTTTACGGCATGCTGGAGTTCGTCTTGATAAACGAAGGACCAAAAACAAATGGATTATCCTGATTTCTGATGGTAAGCCCAATGATTATGATAAATATGAAGGAAAATATGGAGTGAATGATGTAAAACAGGCCCTTCGAGAACTCAACTCTAAAAATATTAATTCCTATGCATTGGCCATAGAATCAGAAGCTAAGTATTATTTGCCACAAATGTTCGGACAAAATCACTATCAAATTTTGACAACTCCAGTTGAGTTGTTGCAATCTTTGGTGAAATTATTTGAGAAAATAAAACATCAAAAATAA
- a CDS encoding cytochrome c, with product MLSKSQARAFFLGGTLVTFLIFIGLTIYSFMPRNDQTNYKAITKQVARGKELWESNNCMGCHTILGEGAYYAPELTKVVDRRGEGYVKAVLMSPVPWAPNGRKMVVYNMGEQDAEAVVAYLKWIGKIDLNGFDRVVSPLAKENN from the coding sequence ATGCTTTCAAAATCACAAGCTCGAGCATTTTTTCTGGGAGGAACTTTGGTCACCTTTTTAATCTTCATAGGATTGACCATTTATTCGTTTATGCCTAGAAATGACCAAACTAATTACAAGGCTATTACTAAACAAGTCGCCAGAGGAAAAGAACTTTGGGAATCCAATAACTGTATGGGGTGTCACACTATATTGGGAGAAGGAGCCTATTATGCGCCTGAACTTACTAAAGTAGTAGATAGAAGAGGAGAAGGGTATGTTAAAGCTGTTTTGATGTCGCCTGTACCTTGGGCTCCAAATGGTCGTAAAATGGTTGTTTATAATATGGGCGAACAAGACGCAGAGGCTGTTGTTGCTTACCTAAAGTGGATTGGTAAAATAGATTTGAATGGGTTTGACCGTGTGGTTTCACCTTTAGCGAAAGAGAATAATTAA